DNA from bacterium:
CTTCGTACAAGGAGAGAAGGCCGTCGATCAGGTTGGCGTAGTCCTCCAGGTAGGCGTTCAGCTTGGCGACGCCGTCCTTGTACGAGCGAAGCAGCAGCCCGTCTCGCTGCAGGCGCGAAAGCAGGAATTCGGCGGCAAGAAGGGCCACCTCGCGGTAGTCCGCGCGATCGAGGACGCGGGCCGCTTCGGCGAAGGCGCGCAGCATCATGCCGTTCCAGGCGGTCAGGATCTTGTCGTCGCGGCCGGGCGCCACGCGCTCGGCACGGGCGTCGAACAAGCGCGCACGGATCAGGGTCAGCTCCTCGTTGAGCTGACCGATCGAGTAGCCAAGCAGCGGGGCGATGGCTTCGATGGGCTGGCGCAGGTTCAAGACGCTCTTGCCCTCGAAGTTGCCTTTCGGGGTGACGTCGTAGGCCAGCTCGAAGACGGCGGCCGCGCCGGGGCCGACCACGGCCCTGACCTCGTCGGGGGTCCAGACGTAGAACTTGCCTTCCTCGCCTTCAGTGTCGGCGTCGAGCGAGGAGTAGAAGCCGCCCTCGGACGCGCGCATCTCGCGGACGACCCAGTCGAGGGTCTCTTCGACGACCTCGCGGTAGTCGGGTCGCTCGAAGGCCTGGTAACCGATCAGGTAGAGCCGGCTCAAGAGGGCGTTGTCGTAGAGCATCTTCTCGAAGTGGGGGACGCGCCACTCGGCGTCGACCGCATAGCGGTGGAAGCCGCCCCCCAGGTGGTCGTAGAGGCCGCCGCGATGCATGCGATCGAGGGTGGCCTCGACCATGTCGCGGTCGTGGGCGTTGCCGGTGCGCACGAAGTCGCGCAAGAGAAGCTCGAGCCCCAGGCTGGGCGGGAACTTTGGGGGGCCGCCGAAGCCGCCGTGCACCGGGTCGAAGCGAAGCCGCAGGTGGTGGGCGGCGTTGTCCAAGAGGGCGGTGTTGAGCGTGGTGGACGGGACGGAGGCTTCGAGTCGGCGGTTGAGGAAGGCGCGGAACTGCTCGCCGCTCGCCTCCACTTCGGCGCGTCGCTCTCGGTGGGCCTTCGCGAGCTGCGCGAGGACGGTGGGGAAGCCCGGCCGGCCGAAGGCGTCCTCCGGCGGGAAGTAGGTGCCGCCGTAGAAGGGGCGGCCGTCCGGGGTGAGGAAGACGGTCAGGGGCCAACCGCCCTGGCCGGTCATGGCCTGGACGGCGGTCATGTACAGGTGGTCAAGCTCGGGGCGCTCCTCGCGGTCTACCTTCACGTTGACGAAGTGCTCG
Protein-coding regions in this window:
- a CDS encoding thioredoxin domain-containing protein, encoding MPNRLKDETSPYLLQHRDNPVDWHPWGPEALEKAKAEDKPILLSIGYSACHWCHVMAHESFETPAIAALMNEHFVNVKVDREERPELDHLYMTAVQAMTGQGGWPLTVFLTPDGRPFYGGTYFPPEDAFGRPGFPTVLAQLAKAHRERRAEVEASGEQFRAFLNRRLEASVPSTTLNTALLDNAAHHLRLRFDPVHGGFGGPPKFPPSLGLELLLRDFVRTGNAHDRDMVEATLDRMHRGGLYDHLGGGFHRYAVDAEWRVPHFEKMLYDNALLSRLYLIGYQAFERPDYREVVEETLDWVVREMRASEGGFYSSLDADTEGEEGKFYVWTPDEVRAVVGPGAAAVFELAYDVTPKGNFEGKSVLNLRQPIEAIAPLLGYSIGQLNEELTLIRARLFDARAERVAPGRDDKILTAWNGMMLRAFAEAARVLDRADYREVALLAAEFLLSRLQRDGLLLRSYKDGVAKLNAYLEDYANLIDGLLSLYEATFDPHWIEEAKRLADTMIAEFWDPSLPGFYDVGKHHEALVAQARNVYDNATPSGNSVACDVLLRLSAYLGDEGYRSYAMQAMEGLSGVMAKYPDGFARLLCALDFALAPTREVAIVGSPSLPDTCALVKAAFSRYAPHQLVAAAPQAEPGPIVFLRDRPAIDGKPTAYVCEGQTCGLPLTDPQALAQEVSR